The proteins below are encoded in one region of Parvicella tangerina:
- a CDS encoding response regulator transcription factor, which yields MNILLVEDERALHEAIKLNMELEGFKVISAFDGTEAIEIHKNTRIDLILLDVMMPKLNGFDVCEKIRLSDHKTPILFLTARGESEDKIKGLTLGADDYITKPFNTKELVLRIKNILKRINPDQTSSWSEYNIDGHLIDLNSYSVKKSDNTTVQLSEKQAKLLKLLIDNKENVVSRKEILEKIWEYERIPNTRTIDNVILSFRKIFDSKQHSHFQSVRGVGYKFTEKKA from the coding sequence ATGAACATTCTATTGGTTGAAGATGAAAGAGCACTCCATGAGGCTATTAAGCTCAATATGGAACTAGAAGGATTTAAAGTCATCTCAGCTTTTGACGGAACTGAAGCCATCGAAATTCACAAGAACACACGTATTGACCTGATTCTGCTGGATGTAATGATGCCAAAGCTCAATGGGTTTGATGTTTGTGAAAAAATTCGGTTATCGGATCATAAGACCCCCATTCTTTTCTTAACTGCAAGAGGAGAATCTGAAGACAAGATCAAAGGCCTGACATTGGGGGCTGATGATTATATCACCAAACCCTTCAACACAAAGGAACTTGTTCTGCGAATTAAGAACATCCTCAAAAGAATCAATCCTGATCAAACCTCATCATGGAGTGAGTATAACATTGATGGACATCTCATTGACCTCAACTCCTACAGCGTAAAGAAAAGCGATAACACAACAGTCCAACTCAGCGAGAAACAGGCAAAACTGCTCAAGTTACTTATTGATAACAAGGAGAATGTAGTCAGCAGAAAGGAAATCCTAGAGAAAATATGGGAATATGAAAGAATCCCGAATACCCGAACAATTGACAATGTAATCCTTTCCTTTAGAAAAATCTTTGACTCCAAACAACACTCTCACTTTCAGTCAGTTAGAGGGGTGGGCTATAAATTCACTGAAAAAAAAGCCTAA
- a CDS encoding PD-(D/E)XK nuclease family protein: MSRVTFLHEFCEMLLKKHSVEGLSELTIVIPSQRVALYVREELQKLSDKSFWMPQIVPVNQFLEQLHDFTVIDELELVFELYEAYCESFESPDSFDDFLAWAPMIIADFNDIDKYLLDPKQVFRNLQSIKDIESWSFDTEELSDTQKGFLKFWERLGELYQKFHSRLDSKGEITNAQVYRRIAEAPEKYLASLSGYVYFIGFNALSVAEEKIIKFITNSGSGEAVWDVDDHYLSSQIMEAGKFVRKYSGWSKRQEEISSSHIGVDPKMINLYGANSNLQQVSIASQLISNSGEVKAGETALVFADESLLKPMLNVLPESLEQLNVAMGYPLNAASVFVFFEEAIHVQISIERYKSKGFLYYKDFLQVTNQEFFQLFLGNNNLDTSGIQKKINEENYAYLPLDLLLKEFGENSDRISFLFKKANDVVEFVKSFLDFLKEVYGLVEDNVLERESVLALIEVLEKVLTAQLEYKKVEKVTTLRQLTRQMLGNLKVSFLGEPLEGLQLLGLLETRALDFKRVILLSCNEDILPKRSFSNSLMPYDLRLYLGLPTRDDKDAIFAYYFYRLIQRAEYVDLVYNAGEADGLQANEISRYLLQVEEELNQDNIEVNHVVPKLDVDISTKELSTEISKDPFLHQRLLNYFEKGVSASGINQFNTCPKNFVYTQLLGLSKDEEIEEEIELSTYGTIVHEVLENLYKREGELIDKRSIQRMQKNYQGELKKSFDERFPGGNYLTGKNLLLYETAIHTIKKFFASELKVVEEHGVIKVLGLEVKKEKVLEVSTSRGLVKLKIKGLIDRVDQIGNVIRVVDYKTGKVDSLNFKGDWEKVTSYQLQLMTYLYLFDSDSDLASGMISLKQLSKGFQELDYKGLRRFTSEWIATEFNHEFEEYLSNFVERVVTSDFQHNPKSKYCVLC; encoded by the coding sequence ATGAGTAGAGTAACATTCCTTCATGAGTTCTGCGAGATGCTTTTAAAGAAGCATAGTGTTGAGGGGTTAAGTGAATTGACCATAGTCATTCCGTCCCAGCGGGTAGCTCTCTATGTTCGAGAGGAATTACAAAAATTGTCCGATAAGAGTTTTTGGATGCCTCAGATTGTGCCAGTAAATCAGTTTCTTGAACAACTCCACGATTTTACGGTGATTGATGAACTAGAGCTGGTTTTTGAATTATATGAAGCCTATTGTGAGTCCTTTGAGTCGCCAGATAGCTTTGATGATTTCCTTGCTTGGGCACCAATGATTATAGCCGACTTCAATGATATTGACAAATATTTGCTAGACCCCAAGCAAGTCTTTAGGAACTTGCAGTCCATCAAGGATATTGAGTCATGGAGTTTTGATACTGAAGAGTTAAGTGATACCCAGAAAGGGTTTTTAAAATTTTGGGAACGACTCGGAGAGCTTTACCAGAAGTTTCATTCACGATTAGATTCGAAAGGTGAGATTACCAATGCTCAGGTGTATCGTAGAATTGCGGAAGCACCTGAAAAGTATTTAGCATCCCTAAGTGGTTATGTGTATTTTATTGGGTTTAACGCTCTTTCAGTGGCAGAGGAAAAGATCATTAAATTCATTACTAATTCCGGAAGCGGAGAGGCTGTGTGGGATGTGGATGACCATTATTTGTCTAGCCAAATCATGGAGGCAGGTAAATTCGTTAGAAAATATAGCGGATGGTCTAAACGGCAAGAGGAAATCAGTAGTAGTCATATTGGTGTTGACCCTAAGATGATCAATCTTTACGGAGCCAACTCTAATTTGCAACAGGTTTCAATTGCAAGCCAATTAATTAGTAATTCAGGTGAAGTCAAGGCTGGTGAAACCGCATTGGTTTTTGCGGATGAGTCCCTGCTCAAGCCGATGTTGAATGTGTTGCCAGAGAGCCTAGAGCAGCTAAATGTGGCCATGGGTTATCCGCTAAATGCTGCTTCTGTATTCGTATTCTTTGAGGAAGCCATTCATGTTCAGATTAGTATTGAACGATACAAAAGCAAAGGCTTTTTATATTACAAGGATTTTCTTCAGGTCACTAATCAAGAATTCTTTCAACTATTCTTAGGGAATAATAATTTGGATACTTCTGGCATTCAAAAAAAGATAAACGAGGAAAATTATGCCTATTTGCCACTTGATCTGCTGTTAAAGGAGTTCGGGGAGAATAGTGATCGCATCAGTTTCTTGTTTAAAAAAGCAAATGATGTAGTTGAGTTTGTTAAGAGTTTCTTGGATTTCCTGAAAGAGGTTTATGGATTGGTCGAAGATAATGTATTGGAGAGGGAGTCGGTTTTGGCGCTTATTGAGGTGCTAGAGAAAGTATTGACAGCTCAGCTTGAGTATAAAAAGGTTGAGAAAGTGACTACATTGAGACAACTAACTCGTCAAATGCTTGGAAACCTCAAGGTTTCATTTCTTGGTGAACCATTGGAAGGCTTGCAATTGTTAGGGTTACTTGAAACCAGGGCTTTAGATTTTAAGCGGGTTATTCTCTTGTCTTGTAATGAGGATATACTTCCAAAAAGATCGTTTTCAAACTCGCTAATGCCTTACGATTTAAGGTTGTATTTGGGGTTGCCGACAAGAGATGATAAGGATGCGATTTTTGCTTATTATTTCTATAGACTCATTCAACGTGCAGAGTATGTCGATTTGGTTTATAATGCTGGTGAGGCGGATGGTTTGCAAGCAAATGAAATAAGTAGGTACTTACTTCAAGTGGAAGAAGAGCTAAATCAAGACAATATTGAAGTGAATCATGTGGTTCCAAAATTGGATGTTGATATATCAACTAAAGAGCTAAGTACTGAAATAAGTAAAGACCCATTTCTACATCAAAGGTTGCTAAACTACTTCGAAAAGGGTGTTTCCGCTTCTGGAATCAATCAGTTTAATACATGTCCTAAGAATTTTGTTTACACGCAATTACTCGGTTTGTCTAAGGATGAAGAAATTGAAGAAGAGATTGAGCTTAGTACTTATGGAACGATAGTGCATGAGGTACTTGAGAACCTTTATAAGCGTGAAGGTGAATTGATAGATAAGCGAAGTATTCAACGAATGCAAAAGAATTATCAAGGCGAACTAAAGAAAAGTTTTGATGAGCGTTTCCCTGGAGGAAATTACCTTACTGGTAAGAACTTGTTGCTCTATGAGACTGCCATTCACACGATAAAAAAGTTCTTTGCAAGCGAGCTGAAAGTAGTCGAGGAGCATGGTGTTATTAAGGTGCTTGGCTTGGAAGTGAAGAAGGAGAAGGTTTTGGAGGTATCAACTTCAAGAGGTTTGGTAAAGCTTAAGATCAAAGGGTTGATTGATCGGGTAGATCAGATTGGCAATGTAATTCGTGTTGTTGATTATAAGACTGGAAAGGTAGATAGTTTAAATTTCAAAGGGGATTGGGAAAAGGTGACTAGCTATCAATTGCAGCTAATGACTTATCTCTACTTGTTTGATTCAGATAGTGATCTTGCTTCTGGAATGATTTCGCTAAAGCAGCTAAGTAAAGGTTTTCAGGAGTTGGATTACAAAGGCTTGAGGCGGTTTACTAGTGAGTGGATTGCCACAGAGTTCAACCACGAGTTTGAAGAGTATTTGTCTAACTTTGTTGAAAGGGTTGTTACTTCAGACTTTCAGCATAATCCCAAGAGTAAGTATTGTGTGCTTTGTTAA
- a CDS encoding tetratricopeptide repeat protein — protein sequence MDVAKNWSIAQNYIKEGKFEEALALLDKTIEFDANNANLISERAVVYFHLEDKQRALKELDYCVLLEPSNPYRYSSRAYVKAALKDIKGAIADYEKCVQLDPEDAIAHNNLGLLLESLGRMEQAKRNFNRADELEGVLKERGIDLPEVEEDRSSSDQKTSENPVAKEGASRNTWSIVKGTFTDKNLFKEYLQFLKNGLKIKGKKDE from the coding sequence ATGGATGTAGCAAAGAATTGGAGCATAGCACAAAATTATATAAAAGAAGGAAAGTTTGAAGAAGCACTTGCGTTGTTAGATAAAACGATTGAATTTGATGCGAATAATGCGAATTTGATCTCGGAAAGAGCGGTGGTCTACTTTCATTTGGAGGATAAACAGAGAGCATTGAAAGAACTGGATTATTGTGTGCTATTAGAACCATCCAATCCCTATCGCTACTCAAGTAGGGCTTACGTCAAAGCAGCATTGAAAGATATTAAAGGAGCCATAGCTGACTATGAAAAGTGTGTTCAGCTGGATCCTGAGGATGCTATTGCTCATAACAACCTTGGTTTACTATTAGAAAGTCTGGGGCGAATGGAGCAGGCCAAGCGAAATTTTAATCGGGCGGATGAACTTGAAGGAGTATTAAAAGAAAGAGGTATCGACTTACCTGAAGTAGAAGAGGATCGATCAAGTAGCGACCAGAAGACTTCAGAAAATCCGGTAGCAAAAGAGGGGGCATCAAGAAATACCTGGTCTATTGTAAAGGGTACATTCACAGATAAGAACCTTTTTAAGGAGTATTTACAATTCCTAAAGAATGGATTAAAGATTAAAGGTAAGAAGGATGAGTAG